In one window of Desulfovibrio sp. UIB00 DNA:
- the fdhF gene encoding formate dehydrogenase subunit alpha, with protein MKKVIEVCPYCASGCKINLLVENGRVVGAEGANGLTNQGALCLKGLYGWDFINDTKILTPRVKNPMIRRKRGGEFEAVSWDTAIDYTASRLTAIKEEFGPDSIMVSGSSRSTGNETNYIMQKFARAALGTNNVDCCARVUHGPSVAGLQQSVGNGAMSNSIVEIEDTKCLFIFGWNPADSHPIIARRVVKAKEKGATIIVCDPRKIETARIADLHVPLKNGSNVAFVNALMNVIINEGLADKEFIEKYTTGFAELKAIVDNYPPEAVTEITGIDAETIRKTARMYATAPEGAGIYWGMGVCQFYQGVETVRALTSMALITGNIGKPHTGVAPVRGQNNVQGACDMGALPNVFVGYQSVTDPAVREKFAKAWGVPVEKMSPKVGHFLSEVAASASAGRLKAFYCMGEDPLQTEPDLSGVRSGFSKLDLLIVQDCFMTKTAAVADVIFPTTTWGEHEGVYSAADRGFQRFYKAVEPQGDVKVDWDIICRLSTAMGYPMQYNNTREIWNELISLSPKYAEATYEKLDANGGLGYIQWPCTKDAPNGTQVLYAQPDGSIKFETPDGLGHLFTVEWVPPVEKISSEFPLVLSTVREVGHYSCRSMTGNCKALAALADEPGFVQMNDKDAEALGIRDHELVWVQSHHSKVITRAQISPRTNKGAVYMTYQWWIGACNELVGEVLSPITKTPEYKYVPVRVEKIEDQTWAESHVVQVYSELKQRLRKEKANGTAMSVTA; from the coding sequence ATGAAAAAAGTAATAGAAGTCTGCCCGTACTGCGCTTCGGGCTGCAAGATCAACCTACTGGTTGAGAATGGCCGCGTGGTTGGCGCAGAAGGCGCCAACGGCCTGACCAACCAGGGGGCCTTGTGCCTCAAGGGTCTGTATGGCTGGGATTTTATCAACGACACCAAAATCCTGACTCCCAGAGTCAAAAACCCCATGATTCGCCGCAAGCGTGGCGGTGAGTTTGAGGCTGTCTCCTGGGATACGGCCATCGACTACACCGCATCGCGTCTTACGGCCATCAAGGAAGAATTTGGCCCAGATTCCATCATGGTGTCCGGTTCTTCCCGCTCCACCGGCAACGAAACCAACTACATAATGCAAAAATTCGCCCGCGCGGCTCTCGGCACCAATAATGTCGACTGCTGCGCGCGGGTCTGACACGGCCCATCAGTTGCAGGTCTGCAACAATCAGTCGGCAATGGCGCAATGAGCAACTCCATTGTGGAGATTGAAGATACTAAATGCTTGTTCATCTTTGGGTGGAATCCGGCAGATTCGCACCCCATTATCGCCCGCCGGGTGGTAAAGGCGAAAGAAAAAGGGGCAACCATCATTGTCTGTGATCCGCGCAAGATTGAAACTGCGCGCATCGCCGACCTGCATGTTCCCCTGAAAAACGGTTCCAACGTGGCCTTCGTCAATGCTTTGATGAACGTCATTATTAACGAGGGACTCGCGGACAAGGAGTTCATAGAAAAGTACACGACTGGCTTTGCAGAACTTAAAGCCATTGTGGACAACTATCCTCCTGAAGCGGTTACGGAAATCACGGGCATTGATGCCGAAACCATCCGCAAGACCGCCCGTATGTACGCCACGGCCCCAGAGGGCGCAGGCATATACTGGGGCATGGGCGTTTGCCAGTTCTATCAGGGTGTGGAGACCGTACGGGCACTGACCTCCATGGCTCTGATTACCGGCAACATAGGCAAACCTCACACCGGCGTTGCTCCGGTGCGTGGGCAGAACAACGTGCAGGGCGCCTGCGACATGGGCGCGTTGCCCAACGTGTTTGTGGGCTACCAGAGCGTGACAGACCCGGCCGTGCGCGAAAAATTCGCCAAGGCCTGGGGTGTCCCTGTTGAAAAAATGTCCCCCAAGGTGGGGCATTTCCTGAGTGAAGTCGCCGCGAGCGCTTCTGCTGGCAGGCTGAAGGCATTCTACTGCATGGGTGAAGACCCCTTGCAGACAGAACCCGACCTTTCTGGCGTGCGTAGCGGCTTCAGCAAGCTTGACCTGCTCATTGTGCAGGACTGCTTTATGACCAAGACCGCAGCCGTGGCCGACGTGATCTTCCCCACCACCACGTGGGGCGAACACGAAGGCGTATACTCGGCTGCCGACCGTGGCTTCCAGCGCTTCTACAAGGCTGTGGAACCGCAGGGCGATGTAAAGGTGGACTGGGACATCATCTGCCGCCTGTCCACAGCCATGGGCTATCCCATGCAGTACAACAACACCAGAGAGATCTGGAACGAGCTGATCTCGCTCTCGCCCAAGTATGCGGAAGCGACCTATGAAAAGCTCGATGCAAACGGCGGGCTTGGCTACATCCAGTGGCCCTGCACCAAGGATGCCCCCAACGGCACCCAGGTTCTTTACGCACAGCCCGACGGCAGCATCAAGTTTGAAACCCCGGACGGCCTGGGCCACCTTTTTACGGTGGAATGGGTCCCGCCTGTGGAAAAAATCAGCTCCGAGTTCCCGCTGGTGCTTTCTACCGTGCGCGAAGTGGGCCACTACTCCTGCCGCTCCATGACAGGCAACTGCAAGGCGCTGGCGGCACTGGCGGACGAACCCGGCTTTGTGCAGATGAACGACAAGGATGCGGAAGCCCTCGGCATCCGCGACCATGAGCTTGTGTGGGTGCAGTCGCACCACTCCAAGGTCATCACCAGGGCGCAGATCAGCCCGCGCACCAACAAGGGCGCGGTGTACATGACCTACCAGTGGTGGATTGGCGCATGCAACGAATTGGTGGGTGAGGTATTGAGCCCCATCACCAAGACGCCGGAATACAAGTATGTGCCTGTTAGGGTTGAAAAAATAGAAGATCAGACATGGGCTGAAAGCCATGTGGTGCAGGTATACAGCGAATTGAAGCAACGCCTGCGCAAGGAAAAGGCCAACGGCACAGCAATGTCCGTAACAGCCTGA
- the hycI gene encoding hydrogenase maturation peptidase HycI: MSAPAPQDCNVVLTVGNSLMGDDGAGPLLCERMEASPVPGWTVVDGGSMPENVTYAVKAMKPRRLLIVDVATLELAPGEMRFVDKERIRSMGIASTHNMPLSFIMDELEREIEQVVFLGIQPQEVGFCLPVTDAVQHAVERIHAGLAEGLGDIPWLV, encoded by the coding sequence ATGAGTGCCCCCGCCCCCCAAGACTGCAACGTGGTGCTGACCGTGGGCAACAGCCTCATGGGCGATGACGGCGCAGGCCCGCTTTTGTGCGAACGCATGGAGGCAAGCCCTGTGCCGGGCTGGACTGTGGTGGACGGCGGCTCCATGCCCGAAAACGTCACCTACGCGGTCAAAGCCATGAAGCCCCGGCGTCTTCTTATTGTGGACGTTGCCACCTTGGAGCTTGCCCCCGGTGAAATGCGCTTTGTGGACAAGGAACGCATCCGCTCCATGGGCATAGCCAGCACCCACAACATGCCCCTCTCTTTCATTATGGACGAACTGGAGCGGGAGATTGAGCAGGTTGTGTTTCTGGGCATCCAGCCGCAGGAAGTGGGCTTTTGCCTGCCTGTTACCGATGCTGTGCAGCATGCGGTGGAGCGTATCCACGCGGGCTTGGCGGAGGGCCTTGGCGACATTCCCTGGCTGGTCTAA
- a CDS encoding molybdopterin molybdotransferase MoeA, translating into MNRALHSFKADAQPHISTPPERESLPLEEALELLLQHTPTVAESEEVPLFDADGRICFAHMRAELPQPPYNRVQVDGYALRSADIASATAERPAMLLVTQHLYAGDAPGHPLEPGQAARVTTGAVLPPGADCVVWQEDTLADDQTVVISRSLAAMRNCRMCGQDMERGSTLAESGDVLHSGTLSLLAGQGYTHVRVFRRPRVSLLATGSELVLPGAPLPQGGIYNISSTLLGVRLRKMGARILRMMTRGDNRQALQEHLAEMLAESDLVITTGGASVGPKDLVPAITSEIVAEQGGSMLFQSLRLKPGSMTLAAALPQTLMLGLSGNPVAAAATFGLLAVPVLKKMSGATRFAPLRLKAVARNDFGSCRKDERRIVLARLEGRDVYFARDAQRMGQPALCDDCNCFVDIPAGSAPLRKGMEVDVILA; encoded by the coding sequence ATGAACCGCGCTCTGCACTCCTTTAAGGCTGACGCGCAGCCCCATATTTCTACCCCGCCGGAGCGGGAAAGTCTGCCGCTGGAGGAAGCTCTGGAGCTTCTTTTACAGCACACGCCCACAGTTGCAGAGTCGGAAGAAGTACCGCTTTTTGACGCCGATGGCCGCATATGTTTTGCCCATATGCGCGCCGAGTTGCCTCAGCCGCCCTACAACCGGGTTCAGGTGGATGGATATGCCCTGCGCAGCGCCGACATTGCCAGCGCCACGGCGGAACGTCCCGCCATGCTGCTGGTAACGCAGCACCTCTATGCCGGTGATGCACCAGGCCATCCCCTCGAACCCGGTCAGGCGGCACGCGTGACCACAGGCGCAGTTCTGCCTCCGGGTGCGGACTGCGTTGTATGGCAGGAGGACACGCTGGCAGATGACCAGACAGTGGTGATTTCCCGCAGTCTTGCGGCCATGCGCAACTGCCGCATGTGCGGGCAGGATATGGAACGCGGCAGCACACTGGCCGAGAGCGGCGATGTGCTGCACAGCGGCACCCTCAGTCTTCTGGCTGGTCAGGGCTACACCCATGTGCGCGTATTCCGCCGCCCCAGAGTCAGCCTGCTGGCAACGGGCAGCGAGCTTGTGCTGCCCGGCGCTCCGCTGCCGCAGGGCGGCATTTACAACATCAGCAGCACCCTGCTGGGCGTGCGCCTGCGCAAAATGGGCGCGCGCATACTGCGCATGATGACCAGAGGTGACAACCGGCAGGCATTGCAGGAGCATCTGGCCGAAATGCTTGCCGAGAGCGATCTTGTCATCACCACGGGCGGGGCTTCTGTGGGCCCCAAAGACCTTGTGCCCGCCATCACTTCGGAGATTGTGGCGGAACAGGGCGGCAGCATGCTTTTTCAGAGCCTGCGCCTCAAGCCCGGCTCCATGACCTTGGCCGCCGCCCTGCCGCAAACCCTGATGCTGGGCCTTTCGGGCAATCCTGTGGCTGCTGCCGCGACCTTTGGCCTGCTGGCGGTTCCGGTGCTGAAAAAAATGAGCGGCGCAACGCGTTTTGCCCCTCTGCGGCTAAAGGCCGTGGCCCGCAATGATTTTGGTTCCTGCCGCAAGGACGAGCGCCGCATTGTGCTGGCGCGCCTTGAAGGCAGGGATGTTTATTTTGCGCGCGATGCGCAACGCATGGGGCAACCAGCCCTGTGCGACGACTGCAATTGTTTTGTGGATATTCCCGCAGGCAGCGCTCCTTTGCGCAAAGGCATGGAGGTAGACGTCATTCTTGCCTGA
- a CDS encoding 4Fe-4S dicluster domain-containing protein produces the protein MKKRIAANPGRCIGCRTCEIACALAHSELRIEDMTASDFKARVAILKHEDISTPVACRQCEDAPCASACPCGAIVADSESVTVLRHKCIGCKACIMACPYGVMRVTSHKVRRTVCGKPMGFSHKALAQKCDLCASVPEGPSCVRACPTDVLFVVEDETVQPEGTAAFQ, from the coding sequence ATGAAAAAACGCATAGCGGCCAATCCAGGGCGCTGCATAGGCTGCCGCACCTGTGAGATAGCCTGCGCCCTGGCGCACAGTGAACTGCGTATTGAAGACATGACCGCCTCTGACTTCAAAGCCAGAGTCGCCATCCTGAAGCACGAAGACATCAGCACTCCGGTTGCCTGCCGCCAGTGCGAAGACGCCCCCTGCGCATCGGCCTGCCCCTGCGGAGCCATTGTTGCCGACAGCGAGAGCGTCACCGTGCTGCGGCACAAGTGCATAGGCTGCAAGGCCTGCATCATGGCCTGTCCTTACGGGGTCATGCGGGTCACAAGCCACAAGGTGCGCCGCACCGTATGTGGCAAACCGATGGGATTCAGCCACAAGGCCCTGGCGCAGAAATGCGATCTGTGCGCCAGCGTGCCCGAAGGCCCATCCTGCGTGCGGGCCTGCCCCACCGATGTGTTGTTCGTGGTGGAGGATGAAACAGTGCAGCCCGAGGGAACAGCAGCATTTCAGTAA
- the fdhF gene encoding formate dehydrogenase subunit alpha, producing MKKVIEVCPYCASGCKINLLVENGRVVGAEGANGLTNQGALCLKGLYGWDFINDTKILTPRIKNPMIRRKRGGSFEAVSWDTAIDYASSRLMAIKEEFGPDSIMISGSSRSTGNETNYVMQKFARAAVGTNNVDCCARVCHGPSVAGLQMSVGNGAMSNSIVEIEDTKCIFIFGWNPADSHPIIARRVIKAKEKGATIIVCDPRKIETARIADLYVPIKNGCNVAFVNALMNVIINEGLTDKDYIAKYTSGFEELKAIVDKYTPESVTEVTGIDAETIRKTARMYATAPQGAGIFWGMGVCQFFQGVETVRALTSMALLTGNIGKPNTGVAPVRGQNNVQGACDMGALPNVYVGYQKVVDQEARKKFAKAWGLPVEKLSDKVGHYLTEVAKLATAGQLKAFYCMGEDPLQTEPELSAVRSGFSKLDLLIVQDCFMTKTAAVADVIFPTTTWGEHEGVYSAADRGFQRFYKAVEPQGDVKVDWDIISRMSTAMGYPMHYNNTKEIWDELISLSPKYAEATYEKLDANGGLGYAQWPCTKDAPNGTQVLYAQPDGSIKFETDDGLGRLYTVEWVPPVDQINEKFPMVLSSVREVGHYSCRSMTGNCKALAALADEPGFVQMNDKDAARLHIADQELVWVASRHSKVISRAQVSPRTNEGAVYMTYQWWIGACNELIGEVLSPISRTPEYKYAAVRIEKIEDQKWAEQYLVETYTNLRQRLRKELIDGSASKIPA from the coding sequence ATGAAAAAGGTTATAGAAGTATGTCCCTATTGTGCTTCAGGCTGCAAAATCAATCTGCTGGTTGAAAATGGCCGTGTAGTTGGCGCAGAAGGCGCCAACGGCCTGACCAATCAGGGGGCCTTGTGTCTCAAGGGTTTGTATGGCTGGGACTTTATCAATGACACCAAGATACTGACCCCACGGATCAAAAATCCCATGATCCGCCGTAAGCGCGGCGGCTCGTTTGAGGCTGTCTCGTGGGATACGGCCATTGACTACGCATCGTCGCGCCTCATGGCCATCAAGGAAGAATTCGGCCCTGATTCCATCATGATATCTGGTTCCTCCCGCTCAACGGGCAATGAAACCAACTACGTGATGCAAAAGTTCGCCCGCGCCGCAGTGGGCACCAATAATGTCGATTGCTGCGCGCGGGTCTGTCATGGCCCCTCTGTTGCCGGGCTTCAGATGTCCGTAGGCAATGGTGCCATGAGCAACTCCATTGTCGAGATTGAAGACACCAAGTGCATATTCATCTTTGGATGGAACCCAGCGGATTCACACCCGATCATTGCCCGCAGGGTTATCAAGGCCAAGGAAAAAGGCGCAACGATCATTGTGTGCGACCCGCGCAAGATTGAAACCGCGCGCATCGCAGACCTCTACGTGCCCATAAAAAATGGCTGCAATGTGGCTTTTGTCAACGCGCTGATGAACGTCATCATCAATGAGGGCCTCACGGACAAGGACTATATCGCCAAATACACATCCGGGTTTGAGGAACTGAAGGCCATTGTTGATAAATACACGCCCGAATCCGTAACGGAAGTAACGGGCATTGACGCCGAAACCATCCGCAAGACGGCCCGCATGTATGCGACCGCGCCGCAGGGAGCGGGGATTTTTTGGGGCATGGGCGTATGCCAGTTTTTTCAGGGTGTGGAGACGGTGCGGGCGCTCACTTCCATGGCGCTGCTCACCGGCAACATCGGCAAGCCCAATACAGGCGTTGCACCGGTGCGCGGGCAAAACAATGTTCAGGGCGCCTGCGACATGGGGGCGCTGCCCAACGTATACGTAGGCTACCAAAAAGTTGTGGATCAGGAAGCCCGCAAGAAATTTGCAAAAGCCTGGGGCCTGCCTGTTGAAAAGCTCTCTGACAAGGTTGGTCACTATCTGACCGAAGTGGCAAAACTTGCCACAGCCGGGCAGCTTAAGGCTTTTTACTGCATGGGAGAAGACCCCTTGCAGACGGAACCGGAACTTTCCGCCGTACGTAGTGGTTTCAGCAAGCTTGACCTGCTCATTGTGCAGGACTGCTTTATGACCAAGACCGCAGCCGTGGCAGACGTGATCTTCCCCACCACCACGTGGGGTGAGCACGAGGGCGTGTATTCGGCTGCCGACCGAGGTTTCCAGCGCTTTTACAAGGCCGTGGAACCGCAGGGGGACGTAAAGGTGGACTGGGACATCATCAGCCGCATGTCCACAGCCATGGGCTATCCCATGCACTACAACAACACCAAGGAAATTTGGGACGAACTTATCTCGCTCTCGCCCAAGTATGCGGAAGCGACCTATGAAAAGCTCGATGCAAACGGCGGGCTTGGCTATGCCCAGTGGCCCTGCACCAAGGATGCCCCCAATGGCACACAGGTACTCTACGCACAGCCGGACGGCAGCATCAAGTTTGAAACAGACGATGGGCTGGGCCGCCTCTACACGGTGGAATGGGTTCCGCCTGTGGACCAGATCAATGAAAAGTTCCCCATGGTGCTCTCAAGCGTGCGCGAAGTGGGCCACTACTCCTGCCGCTCCATGACCGGCAACTGCAAGGCACTGGCGGCACTGGCGGACGAACCCGGTTTTGTGCAGATGAACGACAAGGATGCGGCAAGGCTGCACATTGCAGATCAGGAGCTGGTGTGGGTCGCATCGCGCCACTCCAAGGTTATCAGCCGCGCTCAGGTCAGCCCGCGCACCAATGAAGGCGCGGTGTACATGACCTACCAGTGGTGGATCGGCGCCTGCAATGAACTGATCGGTGAAGTACTGAGTCCCATCAGCAGAACGCCGGAGTACAAATATGCCGCAGTGCGGATTGAAAAAATTGAAGATCAAAAGTGGGCGGAACAATATCTGGTTGAGACGTATACCAACCTCAGGCAACGCCTGCGCAAAGAACTGATAGACGGCTCTGCATCCAAGATCCCTGCCTGA
- a CDS encoding formate dehydrogenase accessory sulfurtransferase FdhD, with protein MKQPPDASISIERAITRIGPQGRREVMDVLLREERYELFCNGNCVAELHCMPSLLRELAVGRLRTLGLLHEISALRALSIDEQNRVIEASVAEFSATAVNSPSDVRLAAAQVHALQLAFNERCDLFRATGAAHSCALATPEGLLLFCEDIARHNALDKVIGAMLLQGLSPDGKILIFSGRLASDMLSKVVACGVRLLIAPGAPSLTSVEMAEAHGITLLGFVRRDNINIYTCPQRIC; from the coding sequence ATGAAACAGCCGCCAGATGCTTCCATAAGTATTGAACGCGCCATTACCCGCATCGGGCCTCAGGGCCGCCGCGAGGTCATGGACGTGCTCCTGCGCGAAGAACGCTACGAACTCTTCTGCAACGGCAATTGCGTGGCCGAGCTGCACTGCATGCCAAGCCTGCTGCGCGAGCTTGCCGTGGGGCGGCTCCGCACTCTGGGGCTTTTACATGAAATCTCCGCCTTGCGGGCGCTTTCCATTGATGAGCAAAACCGCGTCATAGAGGCATCTGTTGCGGAATTTTCCGCGACAGCCGTGAACTCCCCAAGCGATGTGCGGCTTGCCGCCGCGCAGGTGCATGCGCTGCAACTGGCCTTCAACGAGCGCTGCGACCTTTTCCGCGCCACAGGTGCGGCCCACAGCTGCGCCCTGGCAACCCCGGAAGGCCTGCTGCTTTTCTGCGAGGATATCGCCCGCCACAACGCGCTGGACAAAGTCATTGGGGCCATGCTGCTGCAAGGGCTGAGTCCGGATGGAAAGATCCTCATTTTCAGCGGGAGGCTCGCCTCCGACATGCTCTCAAAGGTTGTGGCCTGCGGGGTCAGGCTGCTTATTGCGCCGGGGGCCCCCTCGCTCACATCAGTAGAAATGGCCGAAGCTCACGGCATCACTCTGCTGGGATTTGTACGCCGCGACAACATCAACATTTACACTTGCCCGCAAAGGATCTGCTGA